ATTTCTGAAGACTGGAAAGTTCACAGAATGGTAATCAAATTTGGCATGTACTTGTGCTCACCTACTAATTTGGAAAGGACTGTACACTGTAAGGAGGCTTGTGTTCCAGAGTCTGAAAGTGGATCGTACAATGTCATATGGGATGCAATCCGAGATTGGAATCTTGACCAGAAGATTTTGAGCTTGACTTCAGTTGGTGAAATTAAGAAAGATGCAAATACCTCCAAGCTCAAGGATATGCTCATAGAGAAGAGGTGCCTTCCCATCAGAGGCAAGCTATACAATGTTGCTTGTGTGGACGACATGCTAAATAGTGTTGTTTGCGAAGTACAATCATATGTACTTTTCCTTGTCGGTGACATGGTAAAGGATTTTTTTTGTGGCATGTGCATCTTCATCATCGACACAGAAGCAGCTTCTTGAAGTTATTTCGCAGATGAGTTTGAAATGTCCGCTAGAAGATTCCAAGTGGTGGCACAAGTTATATTTTAGGCTTGAAGTTCTTTTGCAATTCAAGAAGCTATTTCCTGCTGAAGAAGCGATGTCTCTGTCTCAAGAAGATATGATGGTTGCTCGGTCTATTTGCAAGATTTTGGGGACGTTTTATCACGTCATTGAAGTAATTTCTAGCCCTTGCTCTCCGACAGCAAATATGTACTTCAATGAGGTATGGAAAGTGAAGACAGTTTTAGAAGATGCAGCATCAAATGGTCAGAGAGAGATTGGTACTCTGGTCACAGAGATGCAGGAAGTATTCGACGAGTATTGCCAAAACTCATACCTGTGGTTGTTAATACCCGCTGTGTTCGATCCAAGATTCAAGATGAGCTTCATTGAATTTCGTCTGGAACATTCTTACGGCACAGATTCGCTGAGCTACTTATCTGAACTACACGATACTGTCCAGGAACTCTTCAATGAATACTACAACCATATGAATCAGCCGAGCGGTGGCGGTGTTTCATCTAGTGCAGCTTTGGGTGGAGATGATAATGATTCGGTAGAGGGTCAGGATGATCATCTCAATACCCAGGCATCTTCAGACCTTGATGACTACCTTGGTGAGGCTCTGGTCCCAAGGATGGATGACTTTGACATTCTAGACTGGTGGATGAAACATACCACAAAGTACCCCACACTTGCAGCTATTGCGCGGGACATCTTAGCTATGCCCACATCGGCTGTTCAATCCGACGCAGCATTCAGCAGCAGTGGGCCAGTAATCCCAAAGCAGCACAGCACACTGAGCATCAAGACGATTGAGGCACTCGTCTGCACCCGAGATTGGATGAGATGAAATTTAAAGATCCTACATATTCCTATACAGCTTTCCGTTCTACAACGGTCGATCCAGTAGTGTGATGATGATGCTGCGTTTAGGCGCACAAGGCTGCTTTCTTTCCTTATTGCCAGAGCTAGTCTTATCATCATTTTTTTGTGTGTGGAACCATGCATGGCTGCTCTTATATGATGGTACCTTAGATTAGGCGTGCTTCCCTGGTTTTGGAAACTATTGTGCTAGATGTTTAATGTCCTATGATAATCTCACACTGGAGGTGCAACTTTTGTAGAACTCTGCATGTCCATGCGAAGCTAAATAGCTAATTGGTAGCTTCGACAGTTAGGCTGTCCATTTCATGTTTGCATTAGTTGTTTACCATTTTGAATTTATAAGCGAACCTTCTATTTACATGAATGGATATATTGCACTTGGTCTCTTTATGTGATCCTTATCCCTTTATTTCTCAGGTTTACTTATGGATGGGGCAAACTGTATGACACACAAAGTTAAGTTCACTGAAACAATACCTAGTAAATCACTGCACCTGTGCTAGCTGATAAGAGTAGATGATGGGTTGATGACTTGAACTCCTGAAAAAAAAGAGTCAATGACTTGAATTTTTTTGACCTGGCATCAAACGCCATTTGCTGTAGAGAGCGATAAAGATGATCTCTCGACCTAGTATGTGTTTGGCGTGTCTGTTTTATTATTTTATCGGCGAGTTCTTCGTCTTTGCTATAATTTCTGTGTAAATCCTCAACTAGCTAGTTCATGTACATGCTTTATATCCCTAGTTTTTCGGATGTTTACCCTATGATGTTGCGGCAGCAAAGAGCAAAAAAAAAAGTTAAAGAAAAGCAAAGAAAAAACTACTGTACTATATTTTTCCTCGCAATTAAGTTCACTATTTTTTTCTACAGTACAAAAATGAAAGATGGGAAGCGATTTAAAAAAATGAGGCGCGAGAGACGCAATTTATGGATCGAATGAGAGACGCAACAAACCAGGCTCGCTACAAGCCCAGAGACCGTCACGGACGAGCCCACTTGAGCCCATCCAGGTCAAACGAGCCCTTGACccggcccaaatcgacgaacagggtCTACCCAACCCGCCGCCCGCCCGCAGATCCAACTCGATGCCCTAATCGTGCCCAGATTCTCCTCCCCGGCCCCCGCCGCGAGGTTCCCCCAGGCCAGGCCAGGGTTCTTCCCCATCTCAGGTAACTCGATTTCTACCGGATTTCCTTCAGAAATTCTTTGATCTGGGTCGCGTACATGCGTATTTTGATGACTTGGGCTCCTCTGGGAGCCGCAATTGATGCGATCCACTAGTATTTCCCCACCTCAAATGTGTAGGATTTAGGggaaaattttcttgaattttcgTCTGAATTCCGTGTGCTATGTACATGCAGATCGTGTAGTTTTTTTAGCTGTTTTGCTGCGCGATTTGTATGTTCTATCCGTGCTTAATGTGTACTAGCAGCAGAAACTAAGTTCCATTTTGTTTCGTATCCACTGTGCAGCTAGCCATGGAGCATTCCATGATCCAGCACGTCGTGGAGTACCCCGACGAGCACGAGGTGGGCGGCGGCATGAAGGTGGAGGTGGCGTACGACGGGGTCCACAGCGCTGCCGCGGTTCATCCGAGCGCGTTCCGGTACAAGCACAAGAAGAGGTCCAAGGTCTGGGAGGAGTACAAGCCCATCTTCCTCAACGGGAAGGTCCAGTTCGCCGAGTGCCTCTACTGCCACAACCGCCTCAGCTGCAAGGACTCCAACGGGACCAGCCACCTGTGGCGGCACCAGAAGATCTGCCCCGGCAAGCCCGAGTCGGCCGAGAGGCGGCAGCAGAAGGATTCCTACTTCCCCTATGGTACGTTCCACTGTTTTCCCTTGTAAACCATGTTGGGCTGAGTTCACTAGTAGCTCTCTGTTAGTTTGCATGGTGTAATCCTAGGATACATAGATATGACATTTTCAAAGCAACTGAACTCTGGCACGTTTTTCTCCGCAGTTTCGGTGAACGAACACAGTCCAGTTTCACCTATTGATCCGGTCAATGCGATCATTTCGGAGACGCTTGACGACATAGGTTCAGTGATTCCCAGCAGATTCAAGTCCAAGGTGTGGAAGGAGTTTGTGCCCGTCTACGTCGAGGGGAAACTCCAGGCTGCGGATTGCATCCACTGCCAAAAACGTCTCAGCGCAAATAAGTTTGGAGGGAGAAGCCATCTGAGCCGGCACCTTCTAACATGTCCAGGACGGCGTGGAGGTGCCCACAATCATCAGAAGATTCAGTTTCACCCTTCGAGTGCACCTACTTTAAAGTCCAGGGTGCAGGATGAGCTCTCGCCTGCCTTGACGAATGGGAAGGTTCAGATTGCAGAATACTCTAGCAAGCTCTTCAGGACTAGTAGCTCGGGTGAAACAGCTCCTATAATACGTCCTATTCAAATGGTGCCAGCGCATCAGTTCCCACCAGCATCTGACGGTACAAGCGTGAAGAAAGAAAAGACTTCATTCGTCAACATTTCGACTGACACGAGCGCCAGGAAGTTTGATAAAGGAACAGCTTATCAGGAGTTAGCCAAGATGATAATCTTACATGGTTATCCTTTTTCAGTTGTGGAGCATGAAGAAATGAGAAGATTCATAAAGAACCTCAACCCTATGGTTGATGCAGTTTCTCAAGAtgttatggaggaacattgcactgCTTTATTTCAAAAGGAAAAGCTAAATCTTAAGGATATAATTACACTTTCAGCCCGACGTGTGTCTCTGTCAGCAAGCATCTGGACTCCTGATGGACCCGAGGCAACAGTAAATTACCTCTGTTTGACAGCACATTTTATTGGTGCAGACTGGAAAGTTCACAGAGTAATAATCAAGTTTGGCATGTTTTGGTCCTCACCTACTAATTTGGAAAGAATAATACATTGCAAGGAAGCTGCTGTCTCGGAATCAGAGAGTGGATCATACAACGTCATCTGGGATGCAATTAGAGACTGGAATCTTGACCATAAGATTTTGAGCTTGACTTCTGTTGGTGATGTTAGGAACAATGCAAACACGGTTCAGCTAAAGGAAATGCTCATGGAGAAGAAGTGCCTTCCTATCAGAGGCATTCTATATAACGTTGCTTGTCTGGATGACGTCTTAAATAGTGTTGTTTCTCAAGGGCAAGCAGATATACTTCGCCTTGTTGGTGATGCAGCAATGGATTTTTTTGTGGCACGTGcatcctcaccatcagcccaacAACAGCTTatggaagtcatttcacatatgaGTTTGAAGTGTCCACAAGAAGATGCTAAGTGGTGGCACAGATTTTATTTTAGGCTTGAAGTACTTTTGCAGTTCAAGAAGTCGTTTCCTTCTGAAAATGTGCTGAATCCAGAAGATATGAGTGTTGCTGACTCTATTTGCAAGGTTTTGAGGACATTTTATCGTGTCATTGAAGTTATTTCTTGCCCTAGCTCTGTCACAGCAAATGTATATTTCAATGAGGTTTGGAAAGTGAGGACAGTTCTGCAAGAAGAAGCATCGAACGGTCTAGGAGAAATCTCTAGACTGGTTATGGAGATGCAGGAAGCGTTCCATGGGTATTGGCAAAATTCATACTTGTGGTTGTCAATACCTGTTGTTCTGGATCCTAGATTCAAAATCAGCTTCATTGATTTCCGGCTGAAACGAGCTTTTGGCACGAATTCAGAGAGTTACTTATCTGAAATCCGCGAAACAGTCCGGGAACTGTTCAATGAATACTGCAATCCTATGGATCGACCAAGCGCTGCTTCAGATAGTGCGGCTTTGGACGCCGATGATCTGTTAGATGATTGGGATCAGCATCTGAATGAACAAGCAAGTTGTCAGATATCTACAGAGCTCGATGACTACCTTGAAGATGGTCTAGTTCCACGGAAGGACGATTTCGACATTTTAAACTGGTGGATGAACCACACCACGAAGTACCCAACGCTAGCAGCTATGGCACAGGACATATTAGCTATGCCAGCTTCTGCTGTTCAATCGGAAGCAGCGTTCAGTAGCAGCGGGCCGGTAATTCCAAAGCACCACAGCACATTGAGCATCAAGACGATCGAAGCTCTCGTTTGTGCTCGAGATTGGATGAAATAAAATGGTATGATCCCTATGTGTTGCTCCCTTCTACTATACATATTGCCTGAATTGCATATCTATTTTCCGTGTTGGGGCTGTGCTGATAGTATGCACTTTCCACTAGTAATACGTTTACGCTTTTGTGTTTTGTTGCATATGCCATACATGTACTTTCCACAAGTGATAATGACTTCGTTTATCTTGCTTATTATTTCTAGGGTCATTGTGATGGCACTGGAAAGTTTAGTTTACTGAAATACCATTCAGTAAATCAGTGCTCTGGTGCTAGCACATAAGAGTGGATAGTCAATGACTGGACGAAGGCTTGGAGAATTCCCGGCCCAAATGTACCTGCCATATGCTGCAGTACCGAACGAGGAAGGCGCCGAACGTATGCATTTGGACATCTACCTATGACGCTTTCGACCAAGGCTGATGACCTGGCAGTTGCTGTATGGAAACCCTcaggtggttgttgttgtggcaTGTTTTCTAGTCTGCTGAGACGTGCTCATCAGCGCGTAATATTCTGTATATATCGACTCGCTCGCTGTAAACGCCTCAGTGCCGGTGTGTCTTGGTCGTAGAGTTTCGAATGGATGCACTGGGTGTAGTTGTGTAGAATGGATGGATGAATGGATGCTAGTTTCTAACTGGAGATAATTCTGTTGTAGAGACTGCACACTGCAGTTGTGACCTCCAATGGAAAATGGTTCTAggaataagagcatctctaacagagcccgaaaAAACGCAAACTGAAAACACCGAGTTCAGTGGGTGCAGAATAGAAACCGTATAATGGAACTGAACTCGCGAATTCGAAATGGCGCGGGTAAAATTTAGCGATGATCATAGTTCTAGATGACATAGATGCTCCGATTGAGCATACATACACATAGTTCTTGAAATTGAAAACGTAATTAGTGGTACACCGGCAAGCGCAACCTAGCTAAGCAAAATGCGGCCTATATGACCTATGGCGCgcggcggtgccggtgctggCGGAGATGGTCGGCGGCGTGGAAGATCTTCACGCGCCGTCCTTGTCAAGCTCGACTATTTCGAGCTTGACGCGGCGGACGCGGGCTTCCCGGCGGGCCGCCTCGTACTCCCTGACCTGGCGGACGGCGTCAGCTTCCTCCCGGCGGAAGCGCTGCCGAGCCTCCGCGTCGCTAATCGCCTTCGCCTGAGCGAggacggcctcctcctcgtcgctgccgtggACGTAGTCCCCGGCGGAGATGGTCGACGAGCGCGCGGGGAcgaggtcgtcctcctcctcgctctCCGCCATGGGCAGCCGCGGTGCGCGGCTCGACTGGCCGGAGGAGGAGCCCTCGCCGGCGGGGCCGTAGGGAGCGAGCTTCCCTggggggcgtgagcccccagttcgtcCACCGGCGAGCGCTCCTCTTCCGAGCGCCCTCGCTCTTGTTCCACTTCCGCCGCTCCGCGTCGGTGCGGAAGACAGGCGGATGCGGCGGTGAGTCGCCGCCGCCCAATCCCGCGGCACGGCCGCCGGATCCTCCACGGGAAGCCATCGCGGGGCGGCGGGCTTCGGATCGGTTGCTCGTTGTACGTGGATTGCTCGTCGGAGCTAGCGACTAGCGGCGGAGGAGGGAGAGGAACGgcggaggggattagggtttgcgaaccgaactcccctccgcaaACTCTTTTAATACGGGGCGTCCGCTCGATTTCTCGGGCCCCCGAACTTCGTTTACGGGTCGACCCATGTATTCGGGCGCTGATCTGCGCGCGTTttggcccgaacccgtaaatccacTGAAAAATTTTAGTTCCGACgagatttacgggctctgttagagatgctctaacagcCCATTCTTGTGAAATCAAACGAGTACGTACAACATTCGTGTATTTACATCTAGACAAAGTCTATGCTGCAGCGCTTCTGCTGGCCCTCGGGCAGCAGCTGCCCGTCAGGCCCCAGTGCCACATCGCAGGCCACGTGGAGCGGGTGCCAGTGGGACCCCCAGAAGGCCAccttggaccggatcctggaccggaccTTCACCGTCAGCGCCACCACGCCTCCTCCCTCCTtggccgccgctgccgccatgTCCGCCGCGGCGGGGCCTGCCGGCACGGCCACGCCCTCGAACGCGAGGTCCGACGTGGTCTTGGGCGGCTGGTACATGGGCATCGCCCCGTTGAGGTCGTGGTCCTTGACGACGTCGCCGTACGCGCGGTAGCGCACTGACATGTCGAGCCGGTCGTAGAAGAAGGCCACGTCCTGGTTCGGGTTGCGGATGGAGAGCCGGCCGGAGAGTACCACCGCGCCGCCGGGCTGCTGGAGGCCGGCGGCGGTGAGGGAGGCGACGTGGAAGCGCGGCCTGTGCGGACGCACGGCTAGGTAGGCGACGAAGAGGATCACGCCGGCGAGGAGAAGGGCGGTGAGGAAGGCGGAGCAGATAAGCTTCGTGCAGCGCGTCAGGTGCGGCCGCTCCGCCGGGAGCGGGCGGAGGAAGCGGCCGCCGGCGGTCGGGTGTGGCAccgacatggcggtggcggcgcgcgTGTACGCTCGGTTGGTTTGTGATCACTGATCACCGTCTGTGTGCATGGCACGCATGGTGGTGTACGTCTGTCTGCGCTTATACGTTGCAGAGGTTTTAGTACCGTTTCTTGGCGCGCGTACGTACGAGATGATTCGTTGATGAAAGCGGAAGGAACAGAAAGCGACCGAGATGCCAAGCTAACCAGCTATGTTTTCTTCGCGGTTTGGTGTAGGTCATATTCTTCTTCTTTTGGTTGGTAACTTGGGACGATTTCATTGGGCGAGCAGAGAAAGGTGGTGCATAAGAAAAAGGATAAAAGTTTCGAGCCAACAAGAATACAAAATCACCCGCTTTTGCTAATTTTCAGCTGCCTGGATTATTTTGTAAATTCCCTGCCTGCTTTTCACCACAACTGTAACAATTACAGGATATGACCAAAGAGCTGGAAAGGAGGTGCACAATGGAGTGCGAGACAAGCTTGAAGAAGTTGACGAGTGGATGGTGTGGTCCGCGCATGTGGAGCTAGCTTAATGAGTTGTTATACTTCACCCATTAGCATTTAGCTAGGATATATGCAATGCACAAAGTAAAGGTTGCCAATTGCCAGACAAGTTACGGCCAGCTAGTACATCCCAGCCTCAAGTTTCCTGAACTGTGTGTGTGCAGCCCACGGAGAAGAAGAGAACAAGTCCAGTTCCCTGTGTTGTATTTTCTTAAAGAAAAGAAATTCTCTCTGTGAGGCGAACCAAGCAAACACTTTATTTGAAGACATCAATCATAATAACAATACATATGTTCGATAGAAAACAGCCATACAAATGAAGAAATACAGTGTTACTAGTAATACACACAATGTATCGCGCGTAAGACACCGTACTAATCCTACGCACCCAGAAATTAACCACTATAAGCATTCGACAATTTACGAGTTGACAATCACACAGACGGAGCAAGCTACATGTACATCTGGTTCACGGCGGCGcagcgcctcctgacctgcccatgTTCGCCGGTGAGTACCTGCATGTTTCCCATCTTCACCATGGACGCTGCGAAGTCCGCGAAGAACTCTGCCGGGTATGCCCCTTGTGCTGCCACGGCCGCCTGGCGCAAGACGTAGTCCCTGGCGAAGGGATCCAGCATGAGCGTCTCGTCGGAGGTGAAGAGCGCCCTCCCCTTGGCAACGACCCGGTAGTAGCTCGCGTCGAACGTCCTGAAGCTCCCCGGGTCCATCTCCACCAGCGTCCTAGTGTCGCTGGGCGCACACTTGGACTTCAGGCGCGGGACATACTGCCTGTCCAGCGACGGGTCGGGCATGAGCGTGCCGCTGAAGTTGTACAACCTGTCTGAGAAGGACGAGCAGTGGGAGGTCCCGAGGGTGTGGCTCCCTGTTGATGCATGGACAAGAGATATTATATGTGAGTTTCCATGGTTCCATACATATCGAGTCTGAATCGCAGAACTAAAAATTCAGAGGGTTGTGGTATATATTTTTGTAGATGTGAGAATTTTATAAATTGCAAGGACATTCCTAGTCAGTTGTAAGCTACAGAGGTTTTCTTCTCCCTTTCTTCTACATGTGCAAAATGAATATTGTGATGAAATAGCAAAGAATGTTTAATTTTTATAAAAGATGTGCTTTATTTTTTCAAGAACAAAGGGAACCCTGGTTTTGTATCATGCAGTATTACTAGGGCTGAAAAGTGAAAACCACATAGTTTTGCTTTTCCCATCTCCGTTGACTTGGTACATGCATACCTTACCTTGCTTACAAGCACCTTTATCGGGGAATACTACTAGAGATTTGTTGGGATCAGCAAAGTTGAGTAAACTACAGAAAAAAGGAGCATAGGCTACAAAAACTAGGCAGGATGCAGTAGTTTACTAGATAATGCATCGAGTTTAGTTCCTGAAGAATAGAATATACCTAGCAGTACCACCTGATCCTTGGCATCAAGGCCCTTGGGGATGAAGAACTGGTACAGGTTACGAGTGGCGTCGAAAAAGGGTGGAGGTAGGTTGTTCAAAGCGTCATCCTTCACTGAACTCATCCCATCTCTCCGCCCAGTTGGGACATCCCAATAAGGCCCATGGGTCTGTTGCATAGTGAAAATGAAAGTAAATACATAAAAGACAATCAAACTAAGTGAAGGCAGTCAAAACTGTGTGGTTTTTGCCACCATTGTTGGCCTGCTTCTCTTACTTGAAGAATGAACTGATATTAATGAACAGAACTGCTAGTACTTACTAGTACTACAACATCCCTTGCCACAAGAGCTAGGATATCAGCACAGGAGACCACTCCAGGGCAGGCTTGCTCCAGCTTTGCCTTGACAAGGTCAATTGTGCCGAAACCTCGTAGGCTAAGGTTCGGTATCGATTCCTTTTCAGATGGTAACCCTGGTAGGCTATCAAGCAGAATAGAAGCATCGCAACCCTGCAGAGCACAAACAGTTCAGGACATCTCCTCTGGACTCAACTGAAACAGAACAGACTAAGATGTGTGCACACATTCACGAAACAGTCGTGGAAGTGCATGCGAAGCAGAGGGCCGGCGAGGCTTGGGACGTGGGAGATGATCCTGGTCATCTCATCACGAATGATGACCTCTGCATATGGGCATGTGTATTGGTAAAAGCCAACCTTCAACTCTGGTGGATTGCATAACACTAACGAGGATTGTAGGACAAGAGGAATGACAAATCCAAAGATGAGTCTGTAAGCCATGTTGTGCATGACCAATGTTAGCTACAAAGATGGGGTTGCACAACCCTTGATGATTTTTGAGGTGAACTAGAACTCACAACCTGCTTTATAGTACAGTTGCTTAGGTTGCACATAAGTAACACTAAGCAAGCCATTTTGCTCAATATTAGTATAGTGGCTCTACAAACGTACATGCCCTTACAGCTGCACTATTTTCTTATGTAATGCAGCCAGCAGATGACCGAAGACTTTGGCACGTGCTTGAAGATCAGTATTTGAGACTTCTGTGGCTTGCGTGCATGGACAAGAATTGAAGAATGCATGCAAGTCTTGGATCAGGCATCCAGGGAGCATATTATGATGGGATAGGATGTATTTCAGAAGTTAAGGATCTCTAATCTACCAGTTAGAAACTATGATAGAAATAGGCATGGGATAAGGATGAATGGTGACCATCCTTCGTGACCCGTGCACTAGTTTAATCCACACTCTTAAGATGATGCAGAGACTATGGCATGTTCCTAAAAAGTGCCACACAAAAACTTGAACTGTAAGTTGCTAGCTGTTAACAGCCCTAACTTTAATATTTTGAAGGCTCAATTAATCTTCTTAATAAATATCAACAGGTGCAACATGCAAGCAAATAATATGAAAAAAAGGAATAACCGCATAATGACAACTAGAGTAGTAATCACTCGTCAAATGCAtgcaaactaaaaacaaaaaagaaGTTTCAGTTCTATGATTCTTTCATGACCGAGAAAACTTGGTGTATCAGTCAAgacatactactacatgatactgatAAAATGGcatgccattttcaacaatatTTTTTAAATGTTTGCAGTTTAGATCAGAGGTAGTCATCAAATATTTTGTGAGATAAACCAAGTAAACGAAAAAAGTAAGTCAATAGCACATGGTTTGGATAACATACTTAATTATTCATTGAGTAACTGAAACCTGTTGGCTTTAGTTTCTCAAGAGATGATAAGACATTTTTCCATTGACCAACTTATGTTGCAAGGTCTGCTTCACTCAACACTAACAAAGTGTACACAATAGATAAGGGCCATGATATTGGCACTGTCAGCTTCTACATATAAAAGAAGGGTCAGATGACTGTCATAACTCAGTATTCACCAATTTGAAAAACTAATGTTCTAAGAAAACCTATATGAAAAAAAATACTCAACACTTTTATCCACATCAAAAGATATATGGACACTGTAGAGTGAGAAAACATGGTAACATGGTATCATCCTATAGTCATGTACAGAAGGGGATAACAAGCTGGTTTATCCACTATAGGTACCAATTGATGAAGACAGCATGAAGTAAAAGAAAAGATTTAAGACTCCATAATCCTGTAACTGTCCAATCAATAAAATGGAGTAACTGAGAGTACTGACAAGATCTTATGAGTCAAACATGCATTTGCAAACCTAAACCTTTTACAGTTGGCAAAAGTTAAAAGATATGAATCCGTAGGGAATGTAACCCAACAGATATCATAAAAAATCAGCAAACTATACAAAAGTTTTATCATTAAGCACAATGTGCACTTACCCTGCACTGCTGAACAAAAAGGGCAAAGATTCCAAAGTCATTTAGAGTATACAAAGTTGCGGAGGCGTACCATCTGTCAGTGGCAAACTGCCATCGTCTGAATATCTTGGAGAGGAAATTTATTCACAATCTTTAGATGATACTGCAACCAGCTTCCTTTCC
This region of Lolium perenne isolate Kyuss_39 chromosome 2, Kyuss_2.0, whole genome shotgun sequence genomic DNA includes:
- the LOC127336064 gene encoding peroxidase 1 isoform X3; protein product: MTRIISHVPSLAGPLLRMHFHDCFVNGCDASILLDSLPGLPSEKESIPNLSLRGFGTIDLVKAKLEQACPGVVSCADILALVARDVVVLTHGPYWDVPTGRRDGMSSVKDDALNNLPPPFFDATRNLYQFFIPKGLDAKDQVVLLGSHTLGTSHCSSFSDRLYNFSGTLMPDPSLDRQYVPRLKSKCAPSDTRTLVEMDPGSFRTFDASYYRVVAKGRALFTSDETLMLDPFARDYVLRQAAVAAQGAYPAEFFADFAASMVKMGNMQVLTGEHGQVRRRCAAVNQMYM
- the LOC127336069 gene encoding LOW QUALITY PROTEIN: zinc finger BED domain-containing protein RICESLEEPER 1 (The sequence of the model RefSeq protein was modified relative to this genomic sequence to represent the inferred CDS: deleted 1 base in 1 codon); the protein is MERPGEHEEDDSTIEVSEFDRLLGNGRKNRSEVWEEFQPICLNGRIQFAVCLSCNNRFCYNGNSYLRQHLKTCPAKPEVAERPQEDSCFPMYSPHATLEDISSIIPSKKLRSNKWEGLTPIYAEGKIQAADCNHCHKRLVKNGGHLARHFLACSKRSGCGQSHHKDKLLLPRTVKITKCSSMLRRDSSSSGITRRPVKVVADDQSLPGSNGTSLKKQKTSSMTIATDIRARKFGQDSSYQDIAKLIILHGYSLSIVENEEMRRILKKVKPMPNTVSFSDMEEHLFALFLKDKIHVKDKIALTSQRVSLSASIWTHDGPEPTVTYLCLTAHFISEDWKVHRMVIKFGMYLCSPTNLERTVHCKEACVPESESGSYNVIWDAIRDWNLDQKILSLTSVGEIKKDANTSKLKDMLIEKRCLPIRGKLYNVACVDDMLNSVVCEVQSYVLFLVGDMVKDFFCACASSSSTQKQLLEVISQMSLKCPLEDSKWWHKLYFRLEVLLQFKKLFPAEEAMSLSQEDMMVARSICKILGTFYHVIEVISSPCSPTANMYFNEVWKVKTVLEDAASNGQREIGTLVTEMQEVFDEYCQNSYLWLLIPAVFDPRFKMSFIEFRLEHSYGTDSLSYLSELHDTVQELFNEYYNHMNQPSGGGVSSSAALGGDDNDSVEGQDDHLNTQASSDLDDYLGEALVPRMDDFDILDWWMKHTTKYPTLAAIARDILAMPTSAVQSDAAFSSSGPVIPKQHSTLSIKTIEALVCTRDWMR
- the LOC127336066 gene encoding uncharacterized protein, producing the protein MSVPHPTAGGRFLRPLPAERPHLTRCTKLICSAFLTALLLAGVILFVAYLAVRPHRPRFHVASLTAAGLQQPGGAVVLSGRLSIRNPNQDVAFFYDRLDMSVRYRAYGDVVKDHDLNGAMPMYQPPKTTSDLAFEGVAVPAGPAAADMAAAAAKEGGGVVALTVKVRSRIRSKVAFWGSHWHPLHVACDVALGPDGQLLPEGQQKRCSIDFV
- the LOC127336068 gene encoding zinc finger BED domain-containing protein RICESLEEPER 1, whose protein sequence is MEHSMIQHVVEYPDEHEVGGGMKVEVAYDGVHSAAAVHPSAFRYKHKKRSKVWEEYKPIFLNGKVQFAECLYCHNRLSCKDSNGTSHLWRHQKICPGKPESAERRQQKDSYFPYVSVNEHSPVSPIDPVNAIISETLDDIGSVIPSRFKSKVWKEFVPVYVEGKLQAADCIHCQKRLSANKFGGRSHLSRHLLTCPGRRGGAHNHQKIQFHPSSAPTLKSRVQDELSPALTNGKVQIAEYSSKLFRTSSSGETAPIIRPIQMVPAHQFPPASDGTSVKKEKTSFVNISTDTSARKFDKGTAYQELAKMIILHGYPFSVVEHEEMRRFIKNLNPMVDAVSQDVMEEHCTALFQKEKLNLKDIITLSARRVSLSASIWTPDGPEATVNYLCLTAHFIGADWKVHRVIIKFGMFWSSPTNLERIIHCKEAAVSESESGSYNVIWDAIRDWNLDHKILSLTSVGDVRNNANTVQLKEMLMEKKCLPIRGILYNVACLDDVLNSVVSQGQADILRLVGDAAMDFFVARASSPSAQQQLMEVISHMSLKCPQEDAKWWHRFYFRLEVLLQFKKSFPSENVLNPEDMSVADSICKVLRTFYRVIEVISCPSSVTANVYFNEVWKVRTVLQEEASNGLGEISRLVMEMQEAFHGYWQNSYLWLSIPVVLDPRFKISFIDFRLKRAFGTNSESYLSEIRETVRELFNEYCNPMDRPSAASDSAALDADDLLDDWDQHLNEQASCQISTELDDYLEDGLVPRKDDFDILNWWMNHTTKYPTLAAMAQDILAMPASAVQSEAAFSSSGPVIPKHHSTLSIKTIEALVCARDWMK
- the LOC127336064 gene encoding peroxidase 1 isoform X2, which gives rise to MHNMAYRLIFGFVIPLVLQSSLVLCNPPELKVGFYQYTCPYAEVIIRDEMTRIISHVPSLAGPLLRMHFHDCFVNGCDASILLDSLPGLPSEKESIPNLSLRGFGTIDLVKAKLEQACPGVVSCADILALVARDVVVLTHGPYWDVPTGRRDGMSSVKDDALNNLPPPFFDATRNLYQFFIPKGLDAKDQVVLLGSHTLGTSHCSSFSDRLYNFSGTLMPDPSLDRQYVPRLKSKCAPSDTRTLVEMDPGSFRTFDASYYRVVAKGRALFTSDETLMLDPFARDYVLRQAAVAAQGAYPAEFFADFAASMVKMGNMQVLTGEHGQVRRRCAAVNQMYM